A section of the Aricia agestis chromosome 4, ilAriAges1.1, whole genome shotgun sequence genome encodes:
- the LOC121726158 gene encoding uncharacterized protein LOC121726158, translating into MENKHADNSPRVGTGNAGESHTPASAGDRAMYTGGPKHALKERGRNNDFGNDLMDDERQCDLVMTTASEGGSRAATPASIGTGSGFFRRPGGDSGESGDESAASHNPGVDSERGRTRATFRRKRRGSELENSPEKDRGAAAKPSSKRGRGRPPITGKYVGLYKTKKDLLDIKQRELDVEVEKELLDVTKGLPNLRSNRLSESSLSDRIMAEDEVTTAKLGEAITQSLAAISAVTQKSKNLKGTSIAALKKASCTIKEACVCLLSRTVSEETRSLAAENTRLSRELEVMKKELEAVKRKLADAQPQSAPTIKEPNVEELLQRALREAVSVMNARMDARLEGLEARLLPEPRLRPPLAADKKKESAASTSVARPQLPEMEKEIPPTPGPSVSTLMPPTNPGPKPKRTKKRRKSAAAVEAPTARSDATTAAVATQPTASPSWTEVVKRGKTPMKAGDRKKTLKKKEKKKKERQLRAPKTAAVVLTLLPDAEKNGVTYQDVIDKAKLHLDLTALDIPAVKFKRAITGARMYEVSGAECKERADALASKLREIVGEDMVRVSRPQKCAELRITGLDDSATATEITAAVARKGGCRPEDIRVGEIRVDRRGRGMAWVRCPVEAAKLVMAPPTRVCVGWTVAQVTLLSQRTMRCFRCHEEGHTRATCSSETDRSELCFRCGQPGHSTKQCGNPPHCALCCYNIYGGPQCQSGPHGGPITATLRFLQGNLNHCAAAQDLWVQVLLQWEIDVGIIAEPYRVLDRSDWVGDVDSLVAIVFGPKIVPPSSRNAIRGRGFVVAILGTLTVVGVYFSPNKPIVEFEALLLQLTAVVEGSSRPVVVAGDFNAKSPLWGSPAANARGRLLEDWLVTTGLVLANRGASSTCVRPQGESIVDLTLVSPAIAPRITEWKVLSRIETLSDHLYIRFVVSAHLTEPGRSFTPGTGLRWSLKKLDRDLLKEAAAVASWAPLPSEDVEECAEWLIEAAHNICDASMPRAGPAVPRRQTYWWSPDLKRLRDECVAARRRYLRYRRRRIRSEAEEESIYDGYRTARHNLRDAIRLAKKTAWEEFLGTLEQDPWGRPYKWVRQKLRPAAPPLTQSLPPEFCRTIVSALFPPRAEWSPPTMALPTAETEEEEIPPVTAGELAAAVHKMALQNKAPGLDGVPGRVWVLAMEQMEERVLALLNMCFVQGRIPRRWKTGKLVLLRKVGRPEDQPSAYRPIVLIDEICKTMERIVVARLDRHLESVGPNLSDAQFGFRSRRSTMDAVARLRSITREEISRGGVVLVVSLDISNAFNTLPWETIKEALRYHRVPGYLCRLVGDYLSERSVQYPTEEGWEEQEVDCGVPQGSALGPKLWDMGYDHVLRGANLPGVELIAYADDTAAVCRAKTHREAVILATAAVAQVVRRIQALGLTVALNKSEAIIFHGPRNAPPPGLAVIVGGTSIPVSSTLTYLGLVLDSRWSFKEHFRRLSEKVAKAAGALASLLPNLGGPSLSCRRLYMGVVRSMAMYGAPIWAENLSAKNRLILGRLQRTMATRAVRGYRTISRDAACLLAGSVPWDLDARALADVYWRSAEVRAGGSNPLPDAVRRWRDEARDRALELWEERLLEPRVSVDLIGAIRPVFREWVDRKKGALSFRLTQVLTGHGCFGRYLCEIVGREETTRCHHCDDERDTAAHTLTACPSWTRQRAALTAAIGPDLSLPALVSAMLGSEQNWRDVEKFAEEVISNKEEAERDRERRALDPLRRRRPRRRVIRNDNLPP; encoded by the exons ATGGAAAACAAGCATGCGGATAATTCTCCCAGGGTGGGTACCGGCAATGCCGGAGAATCCCACACTCCCGCTTCGGCGGGGGATCGGGCCATGTATACTGGGGGCCCCAAACATGCTTTGAAGGAGAGGGGGAGGAATAACGACTTTGGCAACGATTTAATGGACGATGAAAGGCAATGCGATTTGGTAATGACGACGGCGAGCGAGGGTGGATCACGGGCGGCAACGCCCGCATCCATAGGCACGGGCTCTGGGTTCTTTCGAAGACCCGGAGGTGATAGCGGCGAGAGCGGTGATGAGTCCGCCGCCTCTCATAACCCGGGCGTAGACAGTGAGAGGGGAAGGACCCGGGCCACTTTCCGGCGCAAGAGGCGCGGTAGTGAGCTCGAAAATAGCCCGGAAAAAGACAGGGGAGCGGCCGCAAAGCCCTCCTCCAAACGCGGAAGAGGAAGACCGCCCATCACAGGGAAATATGTTGGCTTGTACAAGACCAAGAAGGATCTCCTCGACATCAAGCAGAGGGAACTTGACGTCGAGGTAGAGAAGGAACTACTGGACGTGACAAAGGGACTCCCGAACCTACGGTCCAACCGGCTGTCGGAGTCCTCACTCTCGGATCGCATAATGGCGGAAGACGAGGTCACAACGGCGAAACTTGGCGAGGCAATAACGCAGAGCCTTGCCGCCATCTCCGCTGTGACTCAGAAGTCGAAGAATCTTAAGGGAACCTCCATCGCGGCCCTTAAGAAAGCGTCCTGCACCATAAAGGAGGCGTGCGTTTGCCTTCTTAGCAGGACAGTATCGGAAGAGACGAGATCCCTGGCGGCGGAAAACACACGCCTCTCCAGAGAGCTTGAGGTTATGAAGAAGGAGCTAGAGGCCGTCAAGCGTAAGCTCGCTGACGCCCAACCACAGTCTGCTCCCACCATCAAAGAGCCGAATGTGGAAGAGCTATTGCAGCGAGCGCTGCGTGAGGCGGTCTCCGTGATGAACGCCCGCATGGACGCGCGCCTGGAGGGGCTGGAGGCCCGACTTTTACCGGAGCCTCGCCTGCGCCCTCCACTCGCCGCGGACAAAAAGAAGGAAAGCGCTGCCTCCACATCAGTCGCAAGGCCGCAGCTACCTGAAATGGAAAAAGAGATTCCGCCTACGCCGGGGCCATCAGTCTCTACATTGATGCCTCCGACGAATCCGGGTCCCAAACCAAAAAGGACAAAGAAGAGGCGAAAGTCTGCCGCCGCCGTCGAGGCTCCAACCGCGAGAAGCGATGCAACGACTGCGGCAGTTGCGACACAGCCAACAGCCTCTCCTTCATGGACAGAGGTAGTAAAGAGAGGGAAGACACCGATGAAGGCGGGAGACAGGAAAAAGACGCTGAAGAAGAAGGAGAAAAAGAAGAAGGAAAGACAGCTCCGCGCTCCGAAGACAGCAGCCGTAGTACTTACGCTGCTTCCGGATGCGGAGAAAAATGGCGTCACTTACCAGGACGTCATTGATAAGGCCAAGTTGCATCTGGACTTGACTGCACTCGACATCCCGGCGGTCAAATTTAAGCGGGCTATAACCGGTGCTCGTATGTACGAAGTCTCGGGGGCGGAATGTAAGGAGAGGGCCGACGCTCTGGCGAGCAAATTAAGAGAGATTGTCGGAGAGGACATGGTGCGCGTGTCCCGACCGCAAAAATGCGCCGAGCTCCGAATCACGGGTCTCGACGACTCTGCAACAGCGACAGAAATCACGGCTGCTGTCGCAAGGAAGGGTGGTTGTCGACCGGAAGATATCAGAGTCGGCGAGATCCGTGTAGACAGAAGAGGACGCGGTATGGCCTGGGTCAGGTGCCCGGTTGAGGCCGCCAAATTGGTGATGGCACCTCCTACCAGGGTGTGCGTCGGCTGGACGGTAGCGCAAGTGACCCTCCTGTCCCAGCGCACCATGAGATGCTTCCGGTGCCACGAAGAGGGACATACCCGAGCAACCTGCTCCTCAGAAACTGACCGCAGTGAACTCTGTTTCCGCTGCGGTCAGCCCGGGCACTCGACCAAACAGTGCGGAAACCCTCCGCACTGCGCGTTAT GCTGCTACAACATCTACGGCGGCCCCCAGTGCCAGAGCGGACCCCATGGAGGCCCAATAACGGCCACCTTACGGTTTCTTCAGGGCAACCTGAATCACTGCGCTGCGGCGCAGGATCTTTGGGTTCAGGTTCTTTTGCAGTGGGAGATCGACGTGGGCATTATTGCAGAGCCGTACCGCGTCCTGGATAGAAGCGACTGGGTGGGAGACGTCGACTCGTTGGTCGCCATAGTCTTTGGTCCCAAAATCGTGCCTCCTTCGTCGAGGAACGCGATAAGGGGCCGTGGATTTGTTGTCGCCATCTTGGGGACCCTCACCGTGGTGGGGGTTTACTTTTCCCCCAACAAGCCGATCGTCGAGTTTGAGGCGCTCTTGCTTCAACTGACCGCCGTCGTAGAGGGGTCGAGTCGCCCCGTAGTTGTTGCCGGAGACTTCAACGCGAAGTCTCCGCTGTGGGGCTCCCCGGCGGCAAATGCGAGAGGTCGACTCTTGGAGGATTGGTTGGTCACTACCGGCCTGGTCCTGGCAAACCGCGGTGCGTCCAGTACATGCGTCCGGCCACAGGGAGAGTCCATAGTGGACCTCACCCTGGTCAGCCCAGCCATCGCCCCGCGTATCACCGAGTGGAAGGTCTTGAGTCGCATTGAGACTCTCTCGGACCACCTCTACATACGCTTCGTCGTCTCGGCTCACTTGACGGAGCCAGGCCGCTCATTCACACCTGGTACAGGCCTGAGGTGGTCTTTGAAGAAGTTGGACCGCGACCTCCTCAAAGAGGCAGCAGCCGTCGCATCGTGGGCGCCTCTACCATCAGAGGACGTAGAAGAGTGCGCGGAGTGGCTGATTGAGGCGGCACACAACATATGTGACGCCTCAATGCCCCGCGCCGGACCAGCCGTGCCAAGACGCCAGACGTACTGGTGGAGTCCGGATTTGAAGCGTCTCCGTgatgagtgtgtggcagctcgcCGCCGCTATTTGCGGTATCGAAGACGACGGATCCGAAGCGAGGCAGAGGAGGAGTCCATATACGATGGATACCGCACTGCGCGCCATAACCTTCGCGATGCCATCAGACTGGCCAAGAAGACGGCATGGGAGGAATTCCTGGGTACTCTGGAGCAGGACCCGTGGGGCAGACCTTACAAGTGGGTGAGGCAAAAGCTTCGCCCTGCTGCCCCACCTCTCACCCAGTCCTTGCCACCGGAATTCTGTAGAACTATTGTGTCGGCCCTATTTCCACCCAGGGCCGAGTGGTCCCCACCAACTATGGCACTACCAACTGCAGAGACCGAGGAGGAGGAAATTCCCCCAGTGACAGCCGGAGAACTGGCAGCGGCGGTCCATAAAATGGCCCTCCAGAACAAAGCCCCTGGATTAGACGGGGTCCCCGGTCGTGTCTGGGTGCTAGCGATGGAGCAGATGGAAGAGCGTGTTCTCGCCCTACTGAACATGTGCTTCGTGCAAGGGCGAATACCACGTCGCTGGAAGACTGGCAAACTCGTGCTACTCAGGAAGGTCGGGCGACCCGAAGACCAGCCGTCAGCCTACCGCCCTATCGTCTTGATCGACGAGATTTGTAAGACGATGGAGAGGATCGTAGTGGCGCGTCTCGACCGCCATCTAGAGAGCGTCGGCCCGAACTTGAGCGATGCTCAGTTCGGGTTCCGGTCTCGTCGATCGACGATGGATGCGGTGGCACGGCTCCGGTCTATTACGAGGGAGGAGATCTCTCGGGGCGGGGTGGTGTTGGTTGTCTCGTTAGACATCTCCAACGCATTCAACACCCTGCCCTGGGAAACCATAAAAGAGGCCCTTCGATACCACCGAGTGCCGGGATACCTTTGCAGACTCGTGGGCGACTATCTGTCGGAGCGCTCGGTGCAGTACCCTACTGAAGAGGGATGGGAAGAGCAGGAGGTGGACTGCGGCGTCCCGCAGGGTTCGGCTCTCGGCCCGAAACTGTGGGACATGGGTTATGACCACGTGCTTCGCGGTGCCAACTTACCCGGCGTGGAGTTGATCGCGTACGCGGACGACACCGCGGCGGTCTGCCGCGCCAAAACACACCGCGAAGCCGTAATACTTGCGACGGCAGCTGTTGCACAAGTTGTGCGCAGAATACAGGCGCTAGGCTTGACGGTGGCGCTTAACAAATCTGAGGCCATCATCTTTCATGGGCCCAGAAACGCGCCGCCGCCCGGTTTGGCGGTGATAGTCGGTGGAACATCCATCCCAGTATCGTCAACTCTGACATACTTAGGACTAGTACTCGATAGTCGGTGGTCCTTTAAGGAGCACTTCCGCCGGCTATCCGAGAAGGTAGCGAAGGCAGCAGGAGCTCTAGCATCGCTGCTCCCCAACCTAGGGGGCCCGAGCCTGAGCTGTCGGCGCCTGTACATGGGCGTTGTACGTTCCATGGCCATGTACGGTGCGCCGATCTGGGCCGAAAATTTGTCAGCCAAAAACAGGCTCATCCTTGGTCGGCTACAAAGAACGATGGCAACGCGAGCAGTGCGCGGGTATCGCACCATCTCCCGGGATGCTGCGTGCCTGCTCGCCGGAAGCGTCCCATGGGACCTGGACGCAAGAGCCCTCGCCGATGTGTACTGGCGTAGCGCAGAAGTccgcgcggggggcagcaaTCCCCTTCcggacgccgtacgtcggtggagggacGAAGCCAGAGACAGGGCCCTGGAGTTGTGGGAGGAGCGTCTCTTGGAGCCGCGTGTAAGCGTAGACCTCATAGGGGCTATTCGCCCAGTATTCAGAGAGTGGGTGGACCGAAAGAAAGGCGCCCTCTCGTTCCGCCTcacacaggtgctgaccgggcacggctgcttcggtcggtacctgtgcgagATCGTCGGAAGGGAGGAGACGACGCGGTGCCACCACTGTGACGACGAAAGGGACACGGCCGCGCACACCTTAACGGCTTGTCCCTCTTGGACACGACAACGTGCGGCATTAACGGCCGCCATCGGACCGGACTTATCACTGCCAGCGTTGGTAAGTGCCATGCTGGGCAGTGAGCAAAACTGGAGGGACGTGGAGAAGTTCGCCGAAGAGGTGATCTCCAACAAAGAAGaggcagagcgcgatagagaaagGCGGGCGCTGGACCCTCTTCGACGAAGACGACCAAGGCGACGTGTCATCCGGAATGATAACTTGCCGCCGTAA